The Gossypium hirsutum isolate 1008001.06 chromosome D06, Gossypium_hirsutum_v2.1, whole genome shotgun sequence genome contains the following window.
AGCAGGGATGTGAGATTTGATGAAGAGAAGGTTTGGAGCTGGAATGGTGCTGAAGCAGGTTTAATTGAAGAGGATTAGTTGGACTTCGTTATTGAACCTACAGAAGAGGAACCAAATAATGAAGTTGTTGATGATGCTCCTGTAAGAGGTACCAGAACCATTGCTGACATTTACCAAAGGTGCAATGTTGCAGTAGTTGAGCCCACTGACTATGAAGAAGTTGCCAGAGATAAGTACTGGAAGAAGGCAATAGAAGAAAAATTGGAGATGATTAATAAAAATCAGACTTGGGAATTGGTGAACAGGTCTGATCACAAGAAGGTCATTGGTGTTAAGTGGGTGTTTAGGGCCAAATACAATGCTGATGGCTCATTGAAAAAACACAAGGCAAGGCTTGTGGTGAAAGGCTATAGTCAGTAGTATGGGATCGATTTCATGGAGACATTTGCTCTAGTGGCAAGGTTGGACACAATCAAACTTCTGTTTGCTTTAGCTGCTCAAAAGCAATGGAAAATTCACCAGTTAGATGTCAAGTCAACATTTCTGAATGGTTTCCTCAAGGAAGAGATTTTCATCGAGCAACCTGAAGGATTCAAAGCTGCAGGAGAGGAAGACAAAGTGTATAGAATGAGAAAGGCACTTTATGGCCTAAAGcaggcaccaagggcctggtatgacaggGTTGACACATACTTGTCAAGGCTTGGGTTTGAAAAAAGTGTCAGTGAAGTTACACTTTATGTGAAGTGGTCGGAATGTGAGACATTGTTGATTGTTTCTCTCTATGTGGATGATTTGCTCGTGACTGGAAGCAAGAGTGAGCTCATTGATGAATTCAAAGTTCAAATGCAGGAAGTGTTTGAAATGACAGGCTTGGGAGTCATGAcatacttccttggcatggaagtgcATTAATCTGATCAAGGCATATTCATCAACCAACATGcttttgccttgaaaattctcAATAAATTCTGTATGCAGAACTGCAAAACAGTTAGCACACCTGTGGCTCAAGGGGAGAAGCTGACCAGTAGTGGAGATCAGGAAAGGGTTGATGAGAAGCAATATCGAAGCTTGGTAGGCTGTCTGCTCTATCTAACAGCAACTATACCAGATATCATGTTTGGTGTTAGTCTTTTATCAAGGTTTATGCATTGCTGTGATGTGGTTCATTTCAAAGCAGCAAAAAGGATCTTTAGATATGTTAAAGGAACCTTAAATTATGGAGTTAAGTTTGAGAAAGCAAGGGAGCTCAAGCTAGCAGGATATTCAGATAGTGATTGGGCTGGTTCTgttgatgacatgaagagcacatcTGGTTACTTTTTTACACTTGGATCAAATATTTTTTGCtagagttcaaagaagcaacaaattGTTACTCAATCCACAGCTGAAGTGGAGTATATTGCAGTTGCTGCAGCTGTTAATCAGGCTATATGGCTCAGGAAGCTCCTACATGATCTCAATGAAGATCAAGCTGATGCAACTGAGATTTGGGTAGACAATCAATCTGCAGTTGTCATAGCTAAGAACCCTGTGTTTCATGGTAAGACAAAACACTTTAAGATTAAATTCCATTTTGTTCGAGAAGCTGAACAATCGAAGGAAGTCAGCTTTGTTCATTGTAGCTCAAAAGCTCAATTGGTTGATATATTGACCAAGCCATTGGGAGCTACCagatttgaaattttgagaagggcaattggtgtttgttgcatacagtccaagaAGGAGTGTTAaactttggcctgcaatgcaacatggaacCAACATCTAGCTCACAACAAGATCGACAACAGCAAAGCAGCTTGAAGTGCAGCATTGAAGCTGAACCGAATGCAACAGTAGCTTGGTCCATTTTGTTTCAATGTAATTTTGCTTAGTTTACTTGTGACTTATGCAAGTAAGTTGGTAGGATTGATCTTTGATGTAATGGCTGTTATGTCAGCTCCTTTTGTGTGTAATTCAAGTTATTAATTAGTCATGTATTAGTGGGAGCAGTTAAGCCATTAGGTAACTGTCAAGTTAAGCTTGTAACTTAtgtatattttcaatttttaaatgaaaaaaagtaGTTCTTCAGTTACAATCTTTAGCTactatttttctttcctttttgcttCGATTTCATTGCTTTTGTTTTGctgtttttgcttttgttttaatgCCAATGTTCCAACACCTTTGAAGTTGAAGCTTAGCCTTTTACGTTTAAGAAAACTAAGCTATGAACCATAAATATATGGCCGTGCTGGCCTGAATAGAGAGTCCTCTGACCTGAACTACCACTAAGACTATGCAGTTTACTGCTTTCAATTGAAGCTTTTGGAGACATTTACCGTAAAAGTATTTACATCAAATATTCCTTTTCTTCTGGTATGATAACAAAGGGATTTGAACCATAGCATTGCCTTTTGGCTATCCAATAGCACTTTTTGGCAGCAAAAGCAATGTTAAACAAAGGCTTTTGCCATCCAAAACACGTTTTACTTTTGGAACCAAACAAAGAAATTGACAGCTAAATGCTTTTCAACATCAATTTTGAACTGCAACAGTATTGCTAAATTAGCCTTTTATAAGGAACTAAGCATACAACACTTTTCAATCGCAACTGTAATGCATTCATAAGGAATTAAGTATATTGACTAGCATATAATTTGCTCTTGATTTCGAAGCTGACTGCTAGGTGCTTTTCAAATACTAAACTAGTATACAATCTTTTCTTGATTTCACCACtccatatttttctttattcCGAAGGTGACAACTTTGAccaaaaaattgttttaaaaaaaatttaatttgatcaaAAACAAAGCTTTTAACAAATGGAAAGATCAAAGCATTCAAATATCCCATTTGCAGAAAGTTTATTGTCCCATCTTCTAAGAGAAGGGGGAATGTCAAGAACCATAGCCTTCAACCGGAGACAAGAACTGATCAAATCTCTGTTGGATTTGGAGGCTTTAATCCTATCAGCCTTTTGATTCTATCTTTCTCTGTGTTTTCCAGGATTCCCTTGACagcaacattattaaaaaaacgTGTTTCAGAACCAAACATTGGTTAAAAATGAAACCAAACAGACTAAAAAAATCCCATACCTTCCAAACAATTTCATCAAGACATAAACAGATCTTTCCATATTTATCAAGAAACAACCGTTCACTTGGAGATTTCCCACAGGCATCCTTTATTGAAGAGGTTATTACAAACATCACCTCAGTCACTACACCAACATTCAAAACCCATAATTagttcatcatttaacatatttTTCTTAATCTATTTTTTAGTAGAATTTATCTCTTTTTCTTTGGTCTACTGTACAGAGTTTACATGCACTAAGAGGACAAAAAGCCCTTACGAGCAAGTTCATCATACTCATCCTTGCCGACAATGTATATACAGACACCTCCCAGCACTGTGTAAACAATGTAAACTGACCTGATAAAGTCAAACCAATAAGCAAAAGTCAATGTTTATAAAAAGGGGTTCAATCATCCATAATTGAACATATATATGGCTAAATATAACTTTTATTCATTGAATTTGGTAATTAGGCCTATTTTAATACTTGCATTTTTTTGTCCACTTCGATTCTTAAATTTGACAACTAAGTTCATACTTGTAATTGAATTTAGATTATATCAAAATATGTTGGCGTGACATTCTAAGATTGTGCACATtatcacttaattttttttaggtgTGACACAATCTTAGAATGTCAAAtcattaaacttttatatttatcATGTTCAAGTATCAAAATGAACCTAATTAGTAAGTTCAAaatcaaaatggacaaaaaaaaatacaagtatcaaAATATACCTAATTactaaatttagggactaaaaattatattaaccctATATACATTATATACTTGACTATGTTCACTTTTTAAGACCAAAACTTTTTAGCAACTTATAGTAATTAAAGATGTAGGCCTTATAGTTAACTAGGTAGGAAGTCAAGAATTAGTTTCACTGTGAATGTCATCCTCCACTTTATGaacatcaataatttaatttctctattttaatttgttaaaatttagtcattatactttacaaaaaattgagaatttagtctaattttgaTAACATAATTAGACTTTGTCgttaaattacaaatttagaaCTCAACAGtttatcattttatatacaaGACACAACAAAAATCTACGATTTAGTAATTTATACACAATAAATTaacaaacataaaaaattcaaattcttgTGTTTACCAAAAACTAAACTAATATCTTAGTTTtttcaacaaaaacaaattaatgTGCATACCAAATAAAGCTTTTTGTCTTTTATGAGGGAGGACTAAAGCAACTAATGTCAGTattaagaagatgaaaaagaaaggaaaaaaaggtgTAGCCATTTACCCTCCCATTTGTTATTGGCCTTGGCTATTGGCTATTGGCTATTGTCTACCCTTATCTCACTTTATCATTAATGTgacaataaatatttcaatttcatgtttcaAACAATCTGATAATGAGATGAGTTTGCTTAATCAAATGCAAGATTATCTTATGataattgaattttcttttttaggTACAAGTAAATGCAATAACAAAAGGGAATGAGTTGCAAACACAATTAACATAACATCAATAATTTGAACCCACGTAAGTTTTTTCACTACACCAGCTTGATAATGGaactaatcaaacaaaaattATGGGAAAATTTCTTTTTAACATACTTTTGTGAAGAAACAAAAAGCTCTTCATTTCTTGCACCCTTGAGATTATCAGCTCCCAATTTAACCAAGAAAGTTCTCCAGTGTAATCTTTCCTCAGATGGAACTCCATTGAACCTGCGGTACCAAAAATATGCATTATCAAATCAAAgtacaaaggaaaaaaaaaacccagaattTCAATGTAATTTCTttagagttatatatatattctcgcACTAGAAAGTAAACAAACAAACATACATATAAACACATTTGAAGGTACCTCTCTAGGAGAATGTTTCCAGCAAAGTTAGAGATGAGTATTGCCAGCAACATGATCTGGTTTGTCGATGTAAATGTGTgtttgaatataattttttttcttttggttttacCACTGTTATTATGTTGAATTAAATATGCAATAACACAaagaatgagttaaattttttttttgatatgcCTAGAAAACCACCTCTATAGAAATAATTTTACTCATCATCGTTAGCTAATAACCCTAGAAAATGTGAGGAATACAGTGTTAGACCAATTCAAACAGGTTCTTTCCCGATAAAGGTCctaataaattgcataaatttaaaatatatttttgaggTTATTATAGAAAGATGGGCTTTGCTTGGATGAACTTCAATTGTAAAAAGAACCAAATTTTTAAGGCATAGCATATACATAAGATCATTATCATACTAAGAGATAAtaatgtaaattttcaaattaaaaaaaaatgtatatgaatgtcAATGACTTTGAGTGCGTATTACTTTGTGAAAATTCTGTGTTAGTGTACACataaattttttagttaaaataagaCATAAaagtttaaacaaataaaaaaattgttaataaaattgaattaaaatttttggatAAATACTTTGATTCTTCTATTTTATGGAGTTTTGGTGCAAATGCCATCTAgatttgatcttgaattgatgcAATTTTCTTAAAGGGTTTTCAATACTTGATATTGGATCAATGAGACTTGCTTCTAAGGTTGTCAAGACTTTATATTGCAAAATAGATTTTTATCTCTTTTAATTTGATGCAACCAAATAGGGAGAGTTGTGATCAAAGGTCTTTGAGATTGATTTTGGATGGATGATTTTGTTTAAATTTCTTTCTAGGCTTAATCTTGAAGAACAATTTAGGCTCCTTTCTATCGATTGAACAATATCATATAATAGTTTTCTTTAGAACTGATGTAATATTCTTTAGAGTTTTCTTGGGGGGTTTTAGCAAAAGCCTCTAGGCTTCAAAAACTTCTCTTCTAGCTTTAAATGATGAATTTCTAGACTTATGAACTTATCAAGTTGTGTTGAATGAGTTAGAAGTGATCCTTTTTTATAGTGCTAGCCAATCAAGTAAGTGAGAGTTATTGTAAAACATAACTTCTTTATTTGAATGATCGGTAAggattaaaatatttcatttataatttatctcatataattgaaattaattaaagataaaataatactttaaatattcattaaatttattaaattaataaaaatgaaataaaataatattcttaAATCTAAagcaaactaaaataataaataatatccaAATACAACTAGAAATAAAAAAGTTGTATGGTGTTTCCCCTAATTATTGTGTTTTTTGTCGATTGGAATTGGTTGCTTCCAATTGTTTGGTTAAAAATATTCTCATAAGCTCGCTCACAAGGAGATTATATGATAACTTTataaaagagttttaaatttttagtttcttgattaatatcttattatttaatttaattagaaataaataataatggcCCACAATGAATTTTGATTGGTAAAAAATTCTCCTTCTACAAATGTCCCTCATGATTTGGTCACGTACATGAATTTTGTTGAGTGTAAAAGTAGGCAAATCGTGAAACTTGATTTGCTTCCAATGTCGAGAATTTCTTCATATTTAAAGTTTCTtgataatatttacaattttcaaATCgtcaagtttttttttcatttgaactAAACTTGACAATGAGACCACGTTGCCTATGTAACCTTGTTTTTTGAAAGATAAAGTCTTGACGTAGTTCAATTCTTTTAGATGTGCACTTTAATATTGTGCTTAGGAGTGAAACAACAATTTAAGCTTGTATTTAGGAGCCTCATTTTTTGGATAAACAATTTAAGTTTGTGCTTAAGAGATCATATTTTGGATGACCAATTTAAGCTCATGTTTAGGAGCATCATATTTTGGATGAATAGTTTAAGTTCATGTTAAGGagcatcatttttttttctttgagatGAACAATTTAAACTTATCTTTAGGAGCAAGGTGGCAATTTAAGTTCATGCCTAGAAGAGATGTTTTTCATTGGCCTCTTTGACATATAACCAAAGTCCAACCATGatcattttgatattttggaaACATATAATTGCTTGTTGAAGATTCATTGTCTTGTCTTGAGATTTTGTGCTCTTAGTGTAGTAATTTcatcatatttaataaattattgaaatgacAAAATTGATTAGTCATGGAAATAAACAAATGTTATTCATTATCTCTATGTTGTATTGACCTCAATGATTTTTGcaagtaaattaaaatgtataaaaaaatattgactAATCGATTATCTAAGGTTAACAAATATTAAGTTTCAtgtatagaaaaattataatgcgagaagacaacttatattagtaggtaatTTAAATTGTCCATAGTCCATAGAATCAGATTGAGCAAATGTTTCAAATAATAGGGGATTATTATGTTATCTATAAGTTCAATTGGAGAGGTAACTTGTTTTGGCTATTGGAGCAGGATGACTCCTAAAGATAGAGGCATAGATGTGATTGCCTAGGTTAATAATACATTGGACAACacccaagttgaattaatcttagatccgtttatggatttattcacctgTGACATTCATTgtgtgacttacctaaatccAGAGTAAGTGAATGACCATGTGTGTGCaactcatgtgttttgatatagTATTAAGCCCGACGGTTGGTATgctgggtacatgacttgtgcaTGGCATGACATCACttacaataatggaattcataactcGACAAGAGTAAATGATATCGTCTTATTAGCATTGTATGGATTATAAAAATGGAACCTGGCCAAGAATCATTTGTTTGGGACAAATGATTTTAATATGAGTAATGATCATTTCATTCCAAAAGATACAATGATTACCATAagataaatttatcaaattaggTGAATGAATTTAACCTAAAAGGATCatggatatcctatgagggtaacacacatatgacaagGTCGTTGGACAAAAGCTTGAAATTaatagcttttgtaatggtatataatagagAGTTCAACCatgatactttagtggaatgGCTCTCTAACtaaatacttttttattaatAGATGAAGAATCaggacttaattacaaattatttaaggcCTAAACATATATGTCCAATTGATCCCTCCACTAGTTCAACGCATCTCTTTAACAGATTATGTTTAACATGAAAACTTGTATGGAACTGTAAATGATTGAATTAGGAGAAATGGTTCGCTGGATTTATTCATTGGAGTAATAAAAGTTTTCTTGATTAAATGATTAGAATTGATTTGAGGTTAATTTAGTCACACTTGCATTTTAATATGGTAAAGTCGTCATTAGTTTAACGGGAATAAACTAGGgcttgtataaattatttaattaggtaaACCAAAATTAATTAGGAGTCTAGAATACATAAATGCGCATTAAAGTGACCCAAAAAGTGTCAAAGTAGGCTGACTCATACGGGTAGATTTCTTGTTGCCCAAGATCGAATCGTACCACATGCCAAGTGATTGATAATATTCCATtatttcttctcaatttctttaggtttttcttcttcaataGTGATGTTTAGTCTTGCTGAAACAAAGTGTCTAGTACCTTGCCTTGCCACATACTGAAATGACCAATTCCATCAAACAATTCTaccaaaaattttgtatttgacgTTTTTGTTCGTCTGGGTGACGAGCTTGATGAATGCCTAAATGTCTTTTCAACaccaattaataatattaaattataagcaCTTGATACTAGTATGGTGAGTGTAGTTCAAGAATAGTGCATTGTACATAAGACACTCTTAAATACTAAGTCTTTCCTAGCCAAAACTTCTCTTAGACATGCACTTTTACATAACTATACTTTTATCCAGTAACCAAGGAGTCACATATAATTTCGAATAGTGAAAATTTCTATTATGATGTGGAAGATCAGACAATGTTGTAACCATAGATCATACAAAGAAAATTAACACTCCTTCACTGaggctttgataccaattattGGGGACATCGAGCAATATCCTAACCAAATGTAGCTTCAATACTGAACACCAAAATCGAATTGAGAACACCAATGCCAAATTAAAATTACCCAAGGCAGTGGATTAACCCAAAAAATTACTATTGAATATTAAATATGACAGAAAAACCAATAGATGCACATGAAAATAATGGAtagaacacaccaaatttacAAAGTTCGACAAATTGCCTACATCCTTAGGCACCAACATCGAATGATAACTTCACTTTCACCAAAAAGTTTACAagctaataaaaatattaattagaaaAGTTCTCAAAATATACTTAAAAGTATAATGAGTGTGAGAAAAACTAATGTTGGGATGCTTTTAATTGAATGCCTAAGGCCTTAATATATATAGATGGAGAGACGACATAATTAATGCCCTTCTCCATGTGGGATTTCAACAAGCCAATACTAACAATTTGAAGAGTTAAATGCTTGAGAATTATCCAAGTGTCTTCGAGACTTGATTTTAGAATCAATAAATGTTTTTTTAGGAGTCATCAAGACTTGTTCCTAAAAATTAGATTTTATCTTATTTATGTTGATATAACTAGATTAGGGAGAGCTTTGATCCAAGAGTCTTCAAGAATTGATCTTGGATAGATGATTTTATTTCAAGGGCCTTCTagacttgattttgaaaaatgagtTTAGCCTTTTCTCTATCAGTTGAACAAGATTGAagagttggttttttttttttagaattgatAAATTGTGCTTTAGAATTTCTTCAACTTCTTAAGAGATTTCTTGAGATTTTGGAGAAAACTTCTattcttcaaaattttctcttcAAGCTTCACCTTTTAGACTTTTGAACTTTTCAAGCTATGTTGGATAGTTTGAAGGTGATCTCCTTTTATTTTGTCAATCAGTCAAGTAAAGAGGGCTCTAATAGAATATAACTTAGTCATTTTTTGAGTGATTTATAAGGActaaactattttatttataatttatgtcatattaatttaatatctaaAGATACAATAATCTTTAAAGAATATGATATCTTTATAAAAGAGTACTACAAGGAGTTAATTTATTGGTTTATAtcttattaattaattcaatctaAATAGAGATAAATAATAATGACACATGATGAATTTTGATTAGTCCAAAATTCTCTTTCTACGATGAGCTAATTAGTTAGTTATattgagcttagtaagtacaaTGCTTGTAATGATTGATTTTAAGTGAAATTGTTCTTTATACAAGTCCTAAATTACCTATAAACTCCGACCTTAAATCGGAAGATAATACGGGTTTGAATGCACTCGAAACTTACATATTCCTAGTTATTGCAATAGCAACGAAAACAATTGATCTAAGGTTAAATCAAACTGATCGGAACTGTTGATATAGTTAgttgtaaattaaataaaatgtgtatgtatatatacacatatacacacgTTACAAGTACATCCATCAATTCATGGACATAAAGACACGAAGTTATTGAGGCCCCGGTTGGTAGCGAAGTAACGGGAAAAGACCCACGTTTAGCTTTGAGGTCTGCTCAAAGATCAATTTCTCAAGAGATATGTTTAATGTGAAGAATTGGTCAATTATTATCTTATGATCAAATTATGGTTTAGTCCCCATATAATATTCAACTTGAGGATTTGGTCTTTCTACTATTATTAATGTTACAACTTAGTCCAAATCACTAACACCATTTAAAAATTACTGTTATGAACTGTCTTTTTaacagaaagaaaaagagagttcaAATTAGAGTTGAGCTGAATTTTTGTAAATGATATTTTAGTGACAAATAACTATTTGGTTAACtataatttcactttttaaatGACATATAAAATTCTgactttagatttttaaaaatgttCCACATTATTCATCAAACAAAATGTTTTAATGATATTAATGATTTGGATCtagaaataatattaataaaaaaaatcaaattatacgaaattaaaatatatcaacTAAATCTTTTTTTTGGTACCTTAGAAATTGGGGGAGGAATATGATATTGCTAGGACTTCAAACCCCAACGTAGAACTCTTAACCGCTTACTCATTTAGCACTTATTTAGATTGTCGGCAATCCAAGAGTTCAATTTATATAGGAACGAAAACCCATAACTCGAAAAAATTGTTCAATTATTATGTTatgaccaaattaaaaattttagtccctaaaatataTTCAACATGAGAGTCTAGCCCATACATAATTTTCTTCTCCTAATCTTACTAATGTTATACCATCATTCAATTCACTAACACCGTTAAAAAGGACTTTATTAATCGAttgatgtgaattttttttaaagactaAACTCGAAATTTCTtgtcatttaaaaaataaatttatgattatcaaaatagatattttttaaataatatatc
Protein-coding sequences here:
- the LOC107900350 gene encoding TSET complex member tstD; this translates as MLLAILISNFAGNILLERFNGVPSEERLHWRTFLVKLGADNLKGARNEELFVSSQKSVYIVYTVLGGVCIYIVGKDEYDELALTEVMFVITSSIKDACGKSPSERLFLDKYGKICLCLDEIVWKGILENTEKDRIKRLIGLKPPNPTEI